Part of the Vigna angularis cultivar LongXiaoDou No.4 chromosome 1, ASM1680809v1, whole genome shotgun sequence genome, GAGATTTCTTCACAATTGAATGGTTTTGACAGCACACGAGGAAGGAAATTAACGTGGAGTTGAAGAAGGAGGCAGAATATTTTGGTGATATTGTTATAGTTCCTTACGTGGATAACTATGACCTTGTTGTGCTGAAAACGGTGGCCATCTGTGAATACGGGGTAAGTTGACTGTTTAAAAAACTTCCACTTTAAAAAGGAAATAGTTTAAGTTAATGTACGAGATGGCTGTACTGTTCATAGGTTCGCACAGTTTCTGCGGAGTATATCATGAAGGGAGATGATGACACTTTTATAAAAGTTGATGATGTTATGACTCGAGTAAGGAATGTTCCATATTCTATGAGCTTTTATATCGGGAACATCAATTACCGCCACAGACCCATGCGCCATGGTAAATGGGCCGTGACATATGAGGTAATCAAAACCTGTTGGCTGCTGCAATGCTTTTACCATAGTTGAGGAGTTAGCGTCGTATGGgaaattcttttataaactaGTTTGTTATAATTCGTCACCAACAAAGGTCTGTATCTGATCAAAGAGTGTATCATCTCTGCTAGAGCATTGGTTTCTTTTGGCAACTAAGCGAAAGctcaaaatgaaattaagagTATGTTCGAGTTCGATACAAAATCTgaattgttttaaaagtttCTTCATTGGAAAAAGCTTTCTATATATAGCGGATAACCTCTCAAAGGCACGTATGGTTTGTATTCAAACAGACTCTAAAATAACTTCATTTAGTATTGACTCcacttattattttagtattgtgCAACCTTTTGATTGATTTTGCTTATACAGTAATTACTTCATGAAGAATTGCTATTCTTCCTTCTCTTCAATCAGTCATCAGGTCTCCATTGTTTATAGTTATCACCTCGTTGTAGCACTATATTGTCAGTCAtcttaatcttaattttatgGGTTGGAGACCACGATCCCTAACTGAACATATCACACAGCATTCAGCAAAAACGCTTTATTGTGTATTCAGAACTCTTACTCTAATAGGCCGTGATAGAATTAATAATGGTTCTTACTTCCTCGTTGttttttcacatctatcttcttgCTGATGATAATTTTGTTGTCTTCTGCTTTTAGGAGTGGCCAGAAGAGGAATACCCACCCTATGCTAATGGACCGGGTTATATTTTGTCTTCTGATATTGCAAGCTACATAGTATCTGAATTCGAGGAGCATAAATTAAGGGTTAGTATTCTAATATATCATTGCACATTTTCTCTTTTGTCCTGTAATGCCTCAAGAATCTTTATGCTAGTGCATTTGGTGTCTGTAGTGGTTGAAGTTGTgaatgttttcttctttatgcaGTTGTTTAAAATGGAAGATGTGAGTATGGGAATGTGGGTAGAACAATTTAACAGAACGAAACCAGTATACTACTTTCATAGCTTGAGGTTCTGCCAGTATGGTTGTGTAGAAGGCTATGTCACTGCCCATTACCAATCGCCTAGGCAGATGATGTGCCTGTGGGATAAATTGCAGATGCAGACAATTCCTGAGTGCTGCAACATGAGATAACGTTGTTGGTCGCCATCTTTGACTTCAGCGAGGAACAGAGAAAATTTTGCAGTCATAGCTTAGATTCAATATTGTATATATAGTGATGGTTAGTTAACTGTAGTCCTGTATAAATGTGGccttttaaatttcattatttattttagatagCGAATTCCATTATTTGGGTTACTCGATACTATCTTCTTCCTTGTTGTTTCAGCGTGGGATGGGACGATCAACGTAAGGTTTGAGTGAGTGGGGATATCATTTTTAGGATTGCGGGAACATGCTCTTACATATATACAAGTTCtgacatttttttatatcttacTCTTTTTTCACACTTTATTCTTCATCCCgctttcttaaaaatattagtttatttcATCTTTGTCATACCGAGTGCTGCTCCAATGGTATTTATGTAAAGCACGTCTTAATATCTTCTTTATGgagtggtaaaaaaaaaatacaaacacttttaagttatattatatacatttgtattttatttagagaaatttttttcttaatttttaggTTAGAATTCTTATTCTTATCAAATATTGTAGCAGCAACTTAACTTATTATTAGATTATGATGTTCTTATTCtcgatttattttatattttttttaatttatttttgttatgctttttaatgatttaaattcaaaaacagTAGTACACTCTCTTAGAAAATATCGtggtatttaaagaaaatatcgTGGTATTTAAAGAAATGTTTTAGTTTGAATAtccttttttatcttatttttctatcatatttaaaaaaacctaaaaagtcttaaatgtttttgttttgtgtttttttttttaaattttgtttggttaTTTTCTCTTAGAATTATATAAGGAATAAAACTCtaatattttatccaatttcgttgaatttttaatttttcaagttttttgttaaattatttatttctacatttgatttttgaaaacaatctattttttaattgtagtGATAATTAACTACTTACCTTTAATTTTGTCttagttttgatttttgaatGATAGTCTGTTTAGTTTTATTTGTGTGTTTTTAActgaaaattagaaaaaacaaaaaagaatagtAAATCCAAGtaataaagaaacaaatatatatgaaaaaaaaaaagagagggtAAAGATCCaaggtaaaaaaattatagagtTCAAGACAATTATTATGCTACACTATTGTTATAATTGTTAGTTTATTGAATTACATTAAGTCTTTTTTTAGAGTATTTGTAGtgtttaatttaactttttttttagtcttattattttctatttttattgttttatttctttcaaagTTATTTGAAGTTTTGTCTTAGAGTTATGTATTTTTCTTTACCTCTTCAGTTAAGGTTAAGATATTGTAATGTTTCTCATATTGATTTGTCACTCTTTGTTTAAGTTACTCAAGTTCTCTACCAAGTGCTAAAGGGAATTTGAGTGAAAAAAGGCAAGGAAGTACTTTAAAAAAGAGAGCTTACAAGTGTGATACGTGTGTGGacttttgaatgaaataattagAAGAGtgatgatattttaaatatattatgttattttgtcTTCTTAACCTTTTCTAGAAATATTTAACAATACAACATGTTTCAACATAGGCATCCTTTAGGAAGTGGTTTAACATATCCTACTCCTCATTGGCATCAATTGATTAGAGGAAATGAAAGCACGAAGAAATACATCTAGTGCTTGTGTGGTCTTGGAGGGGAAGTCAATGAAGTCATGTCACACATAATAACCTAAATGGAAAAATTGGTGAGCTTAGAGAATGCACAAGCATgacaaaaaatatttgtcaaCTAATAATACAAGTGTTTTGAGATGCACTAAAAGTGAAGGCTATGGTCATGAAATTCATCAATGTCCTAATTGGAATGCAACTTCCATGGTTAATGAAGACCTCAAGAACTATATTCTATACTTGAAAGAGGAGGAAGAGAGGACTTTGCAAAAGTTAGATgtgttcaaaagaaaataagagtAAAAGCTAAAGAGAACACAAGAAAAGAAAGTGCTtatataaaaggaagcaaaacaaaagagagaaaatagagaaaaggaagtaaaataaatagaggagaacaaaaagagagaaaacgaaggaaagaaaataacattttgatTTGTCATTTAAAGGAAGTATTAATCcatcttgttttgttttcttgcatAGAGAATAATTGTTTATCAAGAAGCAGTGACACTAAtaataggaaaaagaaagaatgataTTACCTAGGAAATATTTATTCATCAAGGAGGAGCAATGACAACAATAATGAAAGGAAAACttgatgataaaaaagaaagacaaacttttaaattagCTGGATGAGCCAATTTGTGTTCGTTGGGCTAGCGAGTCTCGCTAAGCGAAAGTATGATAATTTTCGTTTCgtgttattttcatttatttgagACTTTGAACTTTATTTTAAGGTTTCTATTCTTAAACTTATGTAAAAATACGATGTAAACATTTTGAAGTTAGAAAATTCTTCTAGTTTTTAAGTTAAAACtctaattcttaaaaaaaaaaatattttataagaatttttatttgaattatcaATCCATTCCATTAAATTGTGACTTTTTCGTTCTTATGATTGTATCAATTTCTCTTTGTCTAAcatgatatttttattcttgTCTCTTTTCTTATCTTTGATGGTTCTAATTAGTTAACATTCATCTATTAtatctttttacatttttttaaaatttttacctAGTCATTATATCAGATAATTACATGTGTTGCTCTGAAATCCATTTTTGGcaggtaaatttttttatcctaGTTGAATATTATAGTATTTAGGATAATGTATTGATATGATTTATGATGCTATAATCCTCAGGTTTAAAACAtagtttcaaatttgaaaaaaaaaattaagatggtatgaaaaaatagtcaaatacgttagttatttttcttttcttaattttgttagatttacttcttctttttcaaacatAATTGTTCTCTGTATTATTTATGGCACCAAATCTACCAATAGTGTAATATGGTATAATATCTTGAGTTATATAATGTTTGGtagatataatttattatttctgggggatttgaggggattgatttgaaatgatgtgttaGAATGTGATTTGGTTTAAGTGATCTGTGATAATTTCTAGAAATttttttgagaagaaaatataaagtgtgaaattaagagaaagaacGTGATAAATTTGTAGGGattgtttgttaaatttataattttatttttatattcaatatttagtttgtttataattataattagaaattaataattaatatttttaagatttctttttaatttttcaaccaaaaaatgtttgtatttaaaacaatacacctaacttcaatttttatattacaataCAAATTACCTATCAATAAGATAAATCAAATTTTCACTTCTCATTTTTGGCATCCTTGACAGAAGAAAGCACCCTGGACACGATGACACAAGCCATTACAACATCATGAACAAAACCCTATCAATTTCACCTAACGAATTCTTTATTTTGGTGACTATATGTAAGGAATGCTAAGTTTTTTGTCCcagtgaaagaaaaataatgattgAACAGATCTAGTGATCTAGAATATCATATAAATGTTGGACTATAGAGACAACAAATAAGTCTCAAATATTGGAATATAGTCATCCCCTTGAAGTTTCTCATTCCTCGTTATTTACAGTTTTGTTGAATTAAAAACTGATGTTAATATTGTCAACATAACTATTATATTGTCTTAAAagaatttaatcaattatgttatcTAAAGGATTGTAGGAAAAATTcgaaatatttttctaaacatCCCAATAAAAGAATTATACAACACTAAGCTGAAATAGTAATTGTAGTGTATCGAATGGGCATCGAAAAAGAAGCTCAGTCCGATAAAGAGATTGGCCAATCGGTTAGATAAGGAGGTTGGCTAATCGGTTAAAACTGAAAGTAGGAGGAGATGAATAATAGACGAATAAAGAGCATTAAAGGTCAATTAAATGCAGTGAAAAACGAAATATAGGCGTTAATGGTCAGAGAAcgaataatagaaaataaaatatatgaaatgaatATGAGATTAATTAGCAGGTAATAGTTCTCATCAAGAATTAAGTTTACAAGTATAAGATGAGTGTTCAGATAAAGGTACTTTTTGATCTAAATAATTACCGTGTTGAAACTTTTTGAACTAAGGCTGACTTGAGCTTTGGAGTATTTTTCTGCAAGAGACGACCGATCGGTGTAGTAGAGTCGATATCTTGAAGGGATCGCGTTGGCATCACAGTGGGAAAGAAGGAAGCACAATCTCGGACCTACATACTGAaacagtaatatatatatatatatatatatatatatatatatatatatatatatatatatatatatatatatattgaaaaatattcaattattttttaattactgttgtattatcttttaaaaacattttttatttttgttatcatgTCAGTTGTCAAttgttaactttttatatacataatttaatagtaagttgtttctttaaaataattatcggtgataaaatatatttgaaatttaaaataataaaaaaattatttttaaatgaatttttttaaaaagattaataacATGATTTATAAATGAAAAGAGAATTGGTTGAGGATTTGGCTGAAAAGTctaattttaagattaaaaaagtTAGTTCAAGTTGAGACAccgattattttgtttaataaatgtatttaagaaaataataaatgatatttacatttataattatttttgagtaaattatttccaaaatataataaatgcaaaagaacaaataaaaaagaaaaaaaaggaataaatagTGTCTGATTCGTATGGTTACATGTTTGCAATAATTTTATGTTCCGCATACCAAATTCCGCGTCCCATGTGTCTCTCTTTCGAAACCCAATTAGTCTTGAGGAAACAAAATCTTATGTCGCtaacaaaacatatttataaataacaacTTAATCAAAACTTTAATCTTGttttttaatgaaaagaaataCGGATAGAAATAAGCTGAAGCAGaataattaacatatatttttggtTAAATATATACCACAGTCACATAACAATTTATACAGTATACTTTTATCCTGTTCTCTATTTTCCTCctatttctttcttatttataagAAACTTTGTAATATCATATTGTTTTCAATGAAAGTCATCATAACCCAAAAAGGCCTATATCCCTTCCCCATTGGCAACTTGAGTTTTTGGATGCTTTATTAAATGGAGCTCTATAATGGAGAATGGAGTAGGATAATTCACTTACAAATTGGACTTTCTTTTGTTGTGTACCTCATTTTATCATCTTCTATTCACTCTTACATGTGAAATATCATGGTTGATTTTATGGATTTTATAACAATCACATCACTAATCAAAGTCAAATTTCCATAAAGATATTATTATaggagaacaataataacagcaaaaaaaaaaaactaagatatGAAGCGAACATAATTCTtaacaacaataaatataaatgataacaataatcataaaataaacattaatatttttatgagtataaaaaaatcaactcaaaaacatgataaaattcacataaattcatttaataaattaatttaataatgtttttaaatataaagaaaaacaaaaaagaaccTAAACGTAGAGTAATAATGTAAAACCGATTTCTTTAATCAAAAACCTTTATTTGATGAtctcaataataaaattgaagaatTCTATGTTGTGAACtttttgtcaaaatttaaacttgatCTAACcataaatgaaacaaaaatcgGTGATTGAAAAAAATCGTAATTTTACTGATGTGGTTCGATGAATATATCAACaaatttattctcttttctatctttaCCAAATAGTGAAAAAATAACACTTTTCAAATGCTAAAAGACATGGGAGAAAATGAACTTGATTAACTTTTTAGACAAATAGTTAAGAGTTAAACTTCTtgttaaaactatatttaactcaaatatttaaacaataaactt contains:
- the LOC108332756 gene encoding hydroxyproline O-galactosyltransferase GALT6 isoform X2, with product MVGNQELVKILVRKMDGLVKCEKWIRGDDGDRHAVESKAEWWLKRLIGRTKRVAVDWPFPFSVNKLFVLTLSAGLEGYHIYVDGRHVTSFPYRTGFTLEDATGLILSGDISVRSVFAASLPLVHPNISSQQHLEFSTRWRAPSLPHFGVELFVGILSAGNHFAERMAVRKSWMQHNLIQSSKVVARFFVALHTRKEINVELKKEAEYFGDIVIVPYVDNYDLVVLKTVAICEYGVRTVSAEYIMKGDDDTFIKVDDVMTRVRNVPYSMSFYIGNINYRHRPMRHGKWAVTYEEWPEEEYPPYANGPGYILSSDIASYIVSEFEEHKLRLFKMEDVSMGMWVEQFNRTKPVYYFHSLRFCQYGCVEGYVTAHYQSPRQMMCLWDKLQMQTIPECCNMR